ATTTTGCCAAGGTCGATGGTTGTATTTTTCCATGAAATACTTGAAGTGGCAGCCGGAGCAGCATCCTGTGCTTTTAATGAAACCGCTGTCATTACAATTAGTGCAAACAGTATTGAAAAAACTCTATTAGCTTTCATATTATTATAAATTTTTGATTGTGATCAGCGCTCTAAGTTACGGTTATTCTGCAGAATTGTTTTAAAAATTTAGTTAAAAATATTAAACACCGAACCTTACTGGCAGGAAACATTAAGATAATTTGACGATTCGGAAAGTCAATTGAAAATCAGTTTATGTTAACGGAAAGGTGAAACCCTGAAACGGGCAAACCACTCTTGAATTCAATATGAAAAAGTATTTAATTTACTCACAATCAGGAAAAAGTTCTGCCGGATCAAAGAAATTTTGGGTTTATAATAGGTTAGTTAGGTCCAATCTGACATAAAATCCAACCGGCAAGCTTTTTCCGGGTAAGCCATTTTTACTGGTTTTAATGGCAATTTTTAACCCTATATATTTATGAATAAATTAATTACTATAACTGTGTTGTTGGCAATAGCACAGTTTCAGCTGGCATTTGCCCAGCAATTTGCCGTAAGCGGAACTGTTACAAGTTCCGAAGATGGGACTACTCTTCCGGGGGTGAATATCCTTGTGAAAGGGACAAACAACGGAGTCAGCACTGACAATAACGGAAAATACACTGTTAATGCAAACAGTGATGCAATCCTGGTATTCAGTTATATCGGATTCCTGAAATCTGAAATCCCCGTTTCAGGAAGACGGACGATAGATGTTATTTTGGAACCCGATGTTAAGGAAGTGGGTGAAGTCATAGTGACCGGTTATGGAAAATCGCTCAAAACTGAACTTACAGGTTCAATTGACAAGATCAGCAGTAATGATCTGCAAAAAATTCCGACCCCTACTTTTGAATCAACTTTACAGGGCAAAACTCCCGGTGTTTTAATGACAAATTCTTCTGGAAAACTGGGTGAGGCATTCAATATCCGTGTAAGGGGCACATCATCAATAAGTGCCACCAGTCAGCCATTGTATGTTGTGGATGGTATGATCATCACTACACAGGATTTCGGCGATCCCTCCAATCAGCCATTGAATCCGCTTGTTTCAATCGATCCCAATGATATAGCTTCAATAGAAGTACTTAAAGATGCTTCTGCCTCGGCTATTTATGGTTCAAGGGCTTCAAACGGTGTTGTTCTGATTTCCACCAAGTCAGGAAAAAAGAATTCAAAGTCCAATGTAAACCTGGGTTATTCGGTTTCCTCAAACCATGAGACACACAGAATTGACATGCTTAATTCAAAGGAATACATTGAACTTTTCAGTGAAGCTTGCGAAAATGCTGAGTTCTGGGGCGATCCGGCATACGGGCCCGGTGATGGTGAAAAATTCCTGAGAGATTATTTTTATCAGCCGGAAGATACAGCCAATACCGACTGGCAGGATTATATGTTCCGAAAGCATGCCATATCGCAGGATGTTTTCCTGAATGTTACGGGTGGTAATGACAAAAGCAGTTTTTTTGCCGGAGTTTCGTATTCCGATCAGCAAGGTATTCTAATTAAAAACGATTTCAGACGGTTGAATGCCAGGCTGAATTTTGATCAGAATATTAGCAAGTACCTCGATATCTCTGCAAAGCTGAGTTATTCGCAAACGGCTCTTGAAAGGGTCTCCAATGACAATGCCTACTCAACACCCATGCAGCTGATTGCCCAATCTCCTTTATCAGCTCCATATCTTACTAACGGTGAACCAAATCCTAATACCATTTATTTTAACGGATTACTTGCAGCACGATACAATACAAGTACAAACAACAGCAACCGGACACTTGGCAATTTTTCAGCGAACCTGCACATTTTGCCAGGACTGCTCACCTATACCTCTCTTTTTGGTGTTGACAATTTCAATCAGCGTGAGGAAGAAAGATTGAGCCCGAAAACGGATGACGGTCAACCTGCGGGATATGGTTCATTCAGGATAGTGCAAAACCTCAATCTGATGGTAGATAATTACCTTACCCTGGATAAAACGTTCTCAGATAAACATAATCTCAATGTTGTAGCAGGAATATCATACCAGGATGAGAAATATACAAGGGGAACCATGGGTGGTAAAACATACCCCGGGGATGATTTTCTTGATCTGGATGCGGCAGCTGAAAACACCTACTTTGGCAGTGCAAACTCAAGAACCACCTTTCTTTCTTATTTTTCACGAGCCAACTATAAGTATTTCGACAGGTACCTGCTGTCACTTAGTTTCAGACGAGATGGTTCAAGCCGTTTCGGGGAAGATGCCCGTTTCGGGAATTTCTATTCAGTAAGTGCAGGCTGGATTGTAACCCAGGAACCTTTCCTGGCCGGTGTAAAATGGCTGTCGTTCCTGAAACCCAGGATTTCATATGGCGAAACAGGAAATGCGGGCATTCCCGATTATGGTTATATGAGCCTCGTCAACACAAAGCCCTATGCAGGAAAGACCGGGTTTTATGCTTTCCAGATAGGTAACCCTAAACTGCGCTGGGAAAAAACCACTCAACTTGACGTTGGAGTTGATTACGGGTTTTTCAATAACCGCCTTTCAGGTGAAATAGACTATTATATTAAAAAAACGAGCAATATGCTTCTAAATCGTTCCATCCCCATGTCAAGTGGCTACAACGATATTCTTGAAAACGTCGGGGAGATGAAAAACAGTGGTCTTGAAGTAATACTGAATGCTACCCCTGTTTCAAAATCACTTGTTTGGAGTATCAGTATAAATTTTACTTATAATGAAAACAAGGTAACAAAACTGGTTGAGGCTATGAATTTTAGCCAGAGTCGTGTAGAAGAAGGAAAACCATTGGGATTCTTTTATATGCCAAAATACGCAGGTGTAGATCCTGACAACGGGGATGCATTATATTATACAAGTAACGGTGAGAAAACAAATGATTATGCACAGGCAGAATTTCGTGATGTCGGCAATCCGAATCCGAAGTATTTCGGTGGAATATCCAATAATTTCACTTTTAAGAACTTTGATCTGAATGTTTTCTTTCAGTATGTTTTTGATGTCGACCTGTACCGTTTTCATGGAATATATATGTCAGACAATGCAAACTGGCTTGATAACCAGACAAAAGATCAGTTAAAAAGATGGCAAAAGCCGGGAGACATTACCGATGTACCCCAGGCAAGATTAGGATACAGCAACGGAAACAGGATGTCTTCAAGATTTATTGAAGAAGGAAGTTACATCCGCCTGAAAGATATTACTCTCGGTTATACTTTGCCCACCTCAATAAGCAGCAAACTTTCCATCCAGAAGTTGCGTGTTTATGCCTCAGGTCTTAATCTCCTTACAATCACCGGGTATGATGGTTTCGATCCTGAAGTTACGAGCACTGGCACCAGCAGAAGTCAAACCTCTCTCAATGTTCAGCAGGGTGTTGAGTATTATTCTACACCCCAGGCTAAAGGCATTACAGCGGGTATTAATGTAACATTTTAACAGGATTATCATGAAAAGACTTATAAATATTTTGGCTTTACTGGTTTTAGTAATCAGTTGCACCGAAAAACTTGAAATTGATCCTACATCTTACGATGATATGGATAAGGCTTTATCGACCCCAGAAGGTCTTGTAAGTCTTAAAAACAGCTGTTACGCGAACGCACGGCATGTATATGGACAGTATTATTATCATTTCGCGGAGATGCTTGCTGATACCGGTGAAATAACTTTCCTGGGAACTTTCGAAGAACTTCACGACCTGAGCAATAAATCACTTGTAAATACTTTTTCCTGGGGCGAAGATGCCTGGCGATACGCTTACCGTACTATAAACGGATGCAATCTGATACTTGAAAACCTCAGTATTGTTGATGATCAGGAAACAAAACTGCAACTGGAAGGCGATGCCAGATTTCTCAGGGCAATAATGTATTTTGACCTGGTTCGTTACTTCAGTCTTCCCTACGGTGATGGTGCTATGGGAAACCCTGCCGTTCCCCTCATTGAACAGGGAGTAACGAAGTTCAGCCAGGTGACTTATCCCTCACGGTCTACTGTGCAACAGATTTTCGATTTTGCAGAACAGGATCTTCTGAAGGCCGTTAACCTGCTTCCCGAGGAAGAAAATTTCTTTGCAAGCCGTTACGCAGCGTATGCCATGCTTTCAAGATTCTACCTTACAACAGGTGATTATGCCAAAGCTGCAGCAATGGCCGATACCGTCATATCATCAGGTTTGTTTAGCCTGATTGAATTTCCGCTTCAGGCTTTTAACCAGAAAGCGAATACAAAAGAGGATATAATGTCGTGGCAGCAAACTGAACTGGATAATGAAGGTCAGAGCAACGGCGGAATGACTGCATTTTATGCAAGTACTGAAGAAGTCGGCCGATCTGAAATGGTGATATCCGAATCATTTATTAATTCGGTCTACGCTCCGGGTGATCTCAGGGGAGTGGTTCAGAGCGATGTATTTAGTTCAGGCGATATTAACAGTTTGTTTTATGTGGGATTCGGTCAAAGAGCCCGTGGAATTTACAGCGCCAAGTGGCTCCGGTATAATACGAATCTTACTTTTATCAGGCTGGCTGAGATGTATCTGACCCGTGCCGAAGCAAACCAGGAACTGCTGGATAACGGAGGCTCATTGATCGGCAGTAATACGCCTACCCGGGATATCGCCATAATTAGGGATCGTGCGGGCATTGACACCACAGGAATCCAACCTGTTAATCTCGAAGATATAAGGTTTGAACGATATAAAGAATTAATATTTGAAGGACACCGGTTACCCGATTACAAACGCTGGAAGAAAAATGTGGGAGATATACCCTGGAATTCCACCAGGCTTATCATTCCGCTGCCAAAAAAAGAAACGGATACCAATCCGAATTTATAATTAATCATGATATGGGGTAAGCACTTAACAAACGGTCATATAATGGAGATGGTAAATGTAATACCAGAATAAAACCAGATGTATAAATTCTCCGGAATACGATTGCTGTTTCTGCTTACCCTTTTCCTATTATTTCATGTGCGAATTAACTGCACTGAAATTCTGGAAGATGATCCTGAAATCTGGCAGGATTCTTCCCGGTTAAAAACATTATTCGATTCAGCCAAATACTATTCACGGATAGATCCGGTTTTAAGCAAGAATTTACTACATAAGCTCATTCTGATATCAAAAAACAGCGACAGCAGCAATTTACAGGAATACTATACGGTTTATGGAAATGCAAGCACATTAAATGGTGAACTCAATGAAGCACTGTATTATTACAAGAAAGCGCTCCAGCTTGATCAGTCAAGAAAGGACACCATTGAACAAATCAGGGTTTATAATAACCTGAATTATCTTTATTTACTTACCGGCAGCCTTGATCTTTCTTTGCAGAATGCCCATGAAGGTGCAAGATTGCTTGAAATCATGAACCGGAATAAAACCTTACCGCCTGTAATCAGGCAATTTGGAAATAAATCTGCCTACTGGGTACAATCATACTTTTATTCGAATATTGGTCAGATCAACCAGAAAGTCGGTAACTATAATGAAGCATTGACAAATTACAAAAGGGCTCTTTATTATATCGAAAAAAGCGGCGACAAAACATACCAGGCCTGTGTATTAAACAGTGTTGCGCTTACTTATAGCCAGCTTAAGGTGTATGACACGGCGCTCATCTATTGTCAGAAAGCTATTGCCATTAACAAAGAGATCGATAACGAGTACGGCATTGGCTTAAATTATCAAACCCTTGGTGATATCTATGCTGAAACCGAAGACATTCAGAAAGCCAGGTCTGCTCTTGAGGAAGGAATGGTAATGCTTGAAAGGTCGGATGATATTCTGGCTCAGTCGATGACCCTGTTAAGAATTGTCGGCATAAAGATTAAATCAAAACAATATGCTGCCGCTCAAAAAGAACTTACAGAATGTTTTGAGATATTCAGCCTGTCGAATGATTTAACAGCCTTGAAGGAATGTTATTTATACCAGTTCAAACTTGATTCGGCTGCGGGGAAGAATCATGAAGCCCTGGAAAACTATATTCATTTTCACGAGCTCGAAAAAAAGATCGTGGACGTTAAACTCCAGCAGCGCGTTGCTGAAATACAAACAGCCTATGAAACCGACAAAAAAGACAAGGAAAACCGTCTCCTGAAATCGGAAAATGAAATTCAGCGCATCCGAATTTCGAAAGCCAGAATCGTTCTCCTGATTATCAGTGGTTTTTTTATTTTAATTTTTATAATAACATTTCTTATTGTTAGCCG
Above is a genomic segment from Bacteroidales bacterium containing:
- a CDS encoding TonB-dependent receptor, producing the protein MNKLITITVLLAIAQFQLAFAQQFAVSGTVTSSEDGTTLPGVNILVKGTNNGVSTDNNGKYTVNANSDAILVFSYIGFLKSEIPVSGRRTIDVILEPDVKEVGEVIVTGYGKSLKTELTGSIDKISSNDLQKIPTPTFESTLQGKTPGVLMTNSSGKLGEAFNIRVRGTSSISATSQPLYVVDGMIITTQDFGDPSNQPLNPLVSIDPNDIASIEVLKDASASAIYGSRASNGVVLISTKSGKKNSKSNVNLGYSVSSNHETHRIDMLNSKEYIELFSEACENAEFWGDPAYGPGDGEKFLRDYFYQPEDTANTDWQDYMFRKHAISQDVFLNVTGGNDKSSFFAGVSYSDQQGILIKNDFRRLNARLNFDQNISKYLDISAKLSYSQTALERVSNDNAYSTPMQLIAQSPLSAPYLTNGEPNPNTIYFNGLLAARYNTSTNNSNRTLGNFSANLHILPGLLTYTSLFGVDNFNQREEERLSPKTDDGQPAGYGSFRIVQNLNLMVDNYLTLDKTFSDKHNLNVVAGISYQDEKYTRGTMGGKTYPGDDFLDLDAAAENTYFGSANSRTTFLSYFSRANYKYFDRYLLSLSFRRDGSSRFGEDARFGNFYSVSAGWIVTQEPFLAGVKWLSFLKPRISYGETGNAGIPDYGYMSLVNTKPYAGKTGFYAFQIGNPKLRWEKTTQLDVGVDYGFFNNRLSGEIDYYIKKTSNMLLNRSIPMSSGYNDILENVGEMKNSGLEVILNATPVSKSLVWSISINFTYNENKVTKLVEAMNFSQSRVEEGKPLGFFYMPKYAGVDPDNGDALYYTSNGEKTNDYAQAEFRDVGNPNPKYFGGISNNFTFKNFDLNVFFQYVFDVDLYRFHGIYMSDNANWLDNQTKDQLKRWQKPGDITDVPQARLGYSNGNRMSSRFIEEGSYIRLKDITLGYTLPTSISSKLSIQKLRVYASGLNLLTITGYDGFDPEVTSTGTSRSQTSLNVQQGVEYYSTPQAKGITAGINVTF
- a CDS encoding histidine kinase, with the protein product MYKFSGIRLLFLLTLFLLFHVRINCTEILEDDPEIWQDSSRLKTLFDSAKYYSRIDPVLSKNLLHKLILISKNSDSSNLQEYYTVYGNASTLNGELNEALYYYKKALQLDQSRKDTIEQIRVYNNLNYLYLLTGSLDLSLQNAHEGARLLEIMNRNKTLPPVIRQFGNKSAYWVQSYFYSNIGQINQKVGNYNEALTNYKRALYYIEKSGDKTYQACVLNSVALTYSQLKVYDTALIYCQKAIAINKEIDNEYGIGLNYQTLGDIYAETEDIQKARSALEEGMVMLERSDDILAQSMTLLRIVGIKIKSKQYAAAQKELTECFEIFSLSNDLTALKECYLYQFKLDSAAGKNHEALENYIHFHELEKKIVDVKLQQRVAEIQTAYETDKKDKENRLLKSENEIQRIRISKARIVLLIISGFFILIFIITFLIVSRQRLLTKHKIIELKQKNLNQQMNPHFVFNCLTSIQSYIFHNDATKSIEYLSKFSKLMRKILESSQKQYLSVQDEIDMLNLYLNLESVRFKNKFDYQIKIDGKIDPIQFKIPSFLIQPFVENSIWHGIQNKEGKGRIDVNFSLIDRSIYCTIQDNGIGRDRAGQLKYNSISHHISLGTSITQTRMKLLKSLYGNKLGIRYIDLKDRYEHPSGTKVEIILPIFN
- a CDS encoding RagB/SusD family nutrient uptake outer membrane protein — protein: MKRLINILALLVLVISCTEKLEIDPTSYDDMDKALSTPEGLVSLKNSCYANARHVYGQYYYHFAEMLADTGEITFLGTFEELHDLSNKSLVNTFSWGEDAWRYAYRTINGCNLILENLSIVDDQETKLQLEGDARFLRAIMYFDLVRYFSLPYGDGAMGNPAVPLIEQGVTKFSQVTYPSRSTVQQIFDFAEQDLLKAVNLLPEEENFFASRYAAYAMLSRFYLTTGDYAKAAAMADTVISSGLFSLIEFPLQAFNQKANTKEDIMSWQQTELDNEGQSNGGMTAFYASTEEVGRSEMVISESFINSVYAPGDLRGVVQSDVFSSGDINSLFYVGFGQRARGIYSAKWLRYNTNLTFIRLAEMYLTRAEANQELLDNGGSLIGSNTPTRDIAIIRDRAGIDTTGIQPVNLEDIRFERYKELIFEGHRLPDYKRWKKNVGDIPWNSTRLIIPLPKKETDTNPNL